The genomic segment GCCAAGCATCCCGGCGGCCTCGCCGCTTATCGTCATCCCCCTGCTCCTACCCGCCTCGCCATCACTTCCTACCGCCCGCCACTTTTCGGCCGATCAACGATGCTCCAAGGATGCGCGGCCGTGCATCTCCCGAACGCTTACGCGGTGCGGGCCAGCGGCCGCGTCTCGGGAGAGGACACGGCGACGGCGGCGAAGAAGGCGCGCACCACGCCGGGGTGGAAGCGCCGGCCGGCGCCGTCGCGAAGGTGGGCCTCCCAGTACTGCCGCGGCATGGGCGCGCGGTAGCTGCGCGCCGAGACCATCGCGTCGTACGCGTCCACCACGCGCAGGATGCTCACCAGCAGGAACTCCGAAGCGCTCGGGTCCAGCACGCCGGCCAGGTCGGCGTAGTCCACGCCCTGGTGCTCCACGATGGGCGCCAGGCGCTTGAGCGACGGCACCCCGCGCACGATCTCGGCCCCGATGCGCGGATGCGAGCGGATCTGCGCCAGCTCGTCGTGGCGCAGCGGGTCGGTCTTGTGCAGCAGCTCCACCGGCACGCCCACCTTGCCGATCTCGTGCAGGATGGCGGCGCTCTCCAGCAGGTCCACCTCGGCGGGGTCCACGTGCAGCGCGCGGGCCACACGCACGCACAGCTCGGCCACGCGCGCCGCGTGCCCCTGCATGTAGGGGTCGCGCGCCGAGACGGTGAGCGCCAGCGCGCCGACCATCTCCTTCTGCGCATCGCGGATGGCGCCGTGCAGGCGGCTCACCTCGCGGCACATCTCGCCGCGGAGGGCGTGCAGGTCGCGCGAGATGCGGCTCACGGCGGCGTCCACGGCCTGCTGCACCGCGGCGGGCTGGAACGGGCGCGGAAGCACGGTCATGCGCTCGGCCGCGGCGCCGGCCGGTGCGGTGAAGGGTGCGCCGCTCTCCACCACCACCATGTGCTGCCCCACGCGGTTCAGCTCGCGGAAGCGCCACAGGTACTCCATCCCCTCCAGCGACCGGTCCGACCCCAGGTCGGTGACCACCAGGTCCGGCACCAGCCCCTCGTCCAGCAGCCGCACGGCCTCCACGCCGTCGGGCACGGAGGCCACCAGGTGCTGCCCCGCGCGGATGATCGGCTCCAGCTCGGCCACCACTTCCTTGCGGTCGCTGACGATCAGGATTCTTCCGCTCTGCATGGCACACACCTCGGGAAAGGTCTACGGGGACGGGCTCGCGCACCGCGCGATCACCCGTGACCAATGCCAGAGGCAAGCCATCTGCCGAAATTCCGGTAAGCAGTGTAATTATAGATACTTAGCGCAAACCCTGGGTCGCGATTCCGATGTGCGGTTCTCGAACAGCTGTTCGGCGGAAATCTACGTAAAATCGCGTTGTGTAATGACTTGTCTACTGGTGTAAAAATATTGGGCGGAGCTGTGGTGTGGGGGTCTTGACAGGGAGAAATCACGAGGCCGGACACCAATCGGTGCCCGGCCTCTAACCGCACGCTTGATCACACGTGGTGAGTGTGACCTGCGGCTAGGTCGTGCTCTCGGTGAAAACGGCTGCCTACCGAGTCGAATCGCCCAAGCAGTGCGCGCAGTTATCGTACCCTTCTGCCTTGGCGGAGCTCAGCGAAGTATACGGTTTGTCGTTGCCAGCGCTGATGATGTCGTCGATCTGGCAGCGCGTCTGTTCGTTGTCCAGATCATGAACCTCGCGCTTGCTCGGGCTCTTGTTCGCAAGGTAGCGTTCACCACTCATGTTGCCGGTGTATCGACGAGACATGGATCGGACCTCCAGCGTTTGACGTTTCTGCTTGCAACCGTCGTCCGCTACGCGCGCGCGCGAACACGAACCAGCCACTTCCGAACCCGCCGTTTGATCAACCTCCTGCGTCCTAGGCTCCTGTCTTCGGTGTTTACTGGGGGAATATATACCGAACGCAGGAATGTGTCAAAACGGGCGGTGAGGCCGTTAGGTTCGACCTCTCGAGCGAATTTTTCCGCGTCAGCTCGCGGCCGGCAGCGCGGGCGGGTCCAGCACGTCGCGGATGCGGTGGGCGAGGGCTTCGGGGGTGAAGGGCTTCTCGAGCACCTGGTCGGCGGAGCCGGTCCGGGCGGCGGCGTCGGCGCTGCCGGAGAGGAAGAGCACGCGCGCCTCGGGGTGCGTCTGGCCCAGGCGCACGGCCAGGTCGCGCCC from the Longimicrobiaceae bacterium genome contains:
- a CDS encoding HD domain-containing phosphohydrolase, translating into MQSGRILIVSDRKEVVAELEPIIRAGQHLVASVPDGVEAVRLLDEGLVPDLVVTDLGSDRSLEGMEYLWRFRELNRVGQHMVVVESGAPFTAPAGAAAERMTVLPRPFQPAAVQQAVDAAVSRISRDLHALRGEMCREVSRLHGAIRDAQKEMVGALALTVSARDPYMQGHAARVAELCVRVARALHVDPAEVDLLESAAILHEIGKVGVPVELLHKTDPLRHDELAQIRSHPRIGAEIVRGVPSLKRLAPIVEHQGVDYADLAGVLDPSASEFLLVSILRVVDAYDAMVSARSYRAPMPRQYWEAHLRDGAGRRFHPGVVRAFFAAVAVSSPETRPLARTA